Within the Leisingera thetidis genome, the region TGCGGTCTTGGTCCCGCCCGGCAGCAGGGCATTTACCCGGATGCCGTCCGCCGCAAGGTCTGAGGCGAGCGATTGGACCAGCCCGGCCAGCCCGGCTTTTGAGGCGGCATAAGCTCCCATGCCGGGCATCCCGCCATTGCTGAAACCGACAAAGGATCCGGTAAACACCAGCGATCCGCCGCCCCGCGCTTTCAGCGCTGGAATCTGCGCCTTGGCGGAAAAAAAGGCGCCGGTCAGATTGGCTGCAATCACCGCGTTCCAATTGGCAGCGTCCATTTGATCCACGGGCCCCATTTCGCCCATCATGCCTGCGTTGTTGAAAGCACCGTCCAGCCCGCCGAACTCTTCTGCGGCAAGCGCCACCAGGGCCGCCGAATAGGCTTCGCTGGTGACATCACCAGCCAGAAAGGCCGCCTTGCCGCCGCTTTGGTTGATCTGTCCCGCAAGGGTTGCCAGTTCAGCCTGCCGCCGGGCCCCCAGAACGACATTGGCTCCTTCTGCTCCGAACAGCAGCGCCGCGGCGGCACCAATGCCGCTGCTGGCGCCGGTAATGATCAGTGTCTTGTCCTTGAGTTCCATCGTCATAACCTCCGTTGATTGGATGGTTTTGACCTAAGCGCCGCAGCCGGTGCCGCTCGACCCGTTTCTTGCGCTTGCCGCGCGGAGCGAGTCCGTTGCCGCAAGAAACGGGTCACGTATTTGCGGCCGCCCTGTCCGCACCCTGCCTCGGCGAAACCGGGCCGCCCGCCTGCTCCGGGCGGCATCCCGCCTCCATTCAGCACCGGAACAGCAGCCAGCCGGGTCAAGGAGGCCGAGAGGCCCCGCCGCCAGGCGGCTTGTCCTTGACGCGTGTATCTCAAAACAAAATCGGAATTGGCATCTGAGGGGCAGCCCTGCCCCTCAGAGCCTTCTCAGCAAAGGAAACCGCGCCGCGCGTCAGCGCGGCGCCAGGCCCAACGGGAGCGGGGCAATCTTCGATTGTTCCGCGACGGGCGGGAGCACCGCCGCCACCCGATCGTCTCAGATCAGCTGGAACAGGATGCCTGACAAGACCGCACCGCACACCCCCAGCCCCAAATAGGCGGCAAAGACCCGCGGCTTGACCAGCGACCAGACCGCAGCCATGGCCGGAACCGAGCTCACCGCGCCAGCGACCATAAAGGCCATGGCAGCCCCGGCACTCATCCCCTGCTCCATCAGCCCCGCCAGCAAGGGCGGCGCAACATAGGAGTTGAGATAGACAGGCATCCCGACCAGCGCTGCGGTGACAATCGGCAATACGCCCTCGCCGCCCACCAGCCCGGCAATCGCATCGGCCGGGACGTAATGGACCAGCAGAGATTCCAGCACATAGGCCAGCGCCAGCCACTTCAGCAGGAACAGACCGTTGGAGACAAACTCCTCGCGGAACTTCACGCGGCGCTCCGCCTCAGTCCAGAACCGCCAGTTCGGTTTGGCGCCGCGCTGCGGTCCGCCGCAGCCGCAGCAGCTCCGGCTCTGCTGCTGGCGCAGCGGATTGGCAAAGACGCCCTGCCGCCGCAGCAATTTGATGGCAAAACCGCCAAACAGCCCCAGCGCCACCGCCGCCGCCGCCTTGCCGATGGCAAACGGCCAGCCCAGCGCGCCTGCGGTGATCAGCAGCGTCGGCGGGTCAATCAGCGGCGAGGACAGCCAGAAGGCCATCACCGCCGACAGCGGCGCGCCCAGCGCCAAAAGGCCGGCAATGAACGGGATCACCTCGCAGGAGCAGAATGGCGCCAGCCCGCCGAACAGCGCCGCCAGCAGGATCATCCGCGTCTCGCGCCCCTCAAAGGCGCGCGCCACCATCGCCTCAGCACCCGTCGCCTTGAGATACGCAAGCAGCAGCACCGCAAACAGGATATAGCGGGCAGTGCTGGCCAGCGCAGCCAGGGTGAATTCCGCGACAGAGCGGAAATTGCCCGGATCGAGAACGGCGGCGCCTGCCAGCAATGCAACGCTCAGCGCCCAGGGTGTTTTCAGCAAGCTGCCCAGCGGTTTCCTTCTGCGGGGGTTTTGTGTCAGCTCAGCCATCGTTTTCCGCCCTTTTGCCAGCGTCTTCGCAGCATTCCTTGAGAATGAACCCAGCCAGAGCCTCAAGCTGCTCATAATCGGCCCGGCATATGGTGGTGCGCCCGTGGCGCACCTGTGCGACCACGCCTGCGGCGGCCAGGAATTTCAGATGATGCGCCAGGGTCGAGGGCGCAATGCCGGTTCGCTCTTGAATGTCCCCGACTGTCAGCCCGTCCTCGCCCGCCCGGATCAGGCAGCGCAGCACTTGCAGCCGTGCCTCCGACCCCATCGCGGCAAAGCCCTGCGCGGCTTCTTCCCATTGCATGATGCCAGCTCCATTTGATTCGATTAAACTAGTTTTATAGTTTTAACTGGCATGTTTCAAGAGTGCCCTCCGGGACGCGGTCGAGAGCTGAAAGTGGATGTGATCGTCGTGCCGCGCTGCCCTGCAGCCCTGAAAGCTCAGCCTCCCGGACTGCAGCCCAAGACGAGTCTGCAAATGCGGCCCCAAGAAGATCTTTTCAACCCGGTTGTCCGCCGCCAGCAATTGCAGCAGATGGCGGGTCCGCTCCGCGTCGATGCTCCAATCGCTCCATAGCGGCTGCAGGAGTTCCAGATCCCAGCGCAGGGTCAGCCGGTTGCGGGGGCACTCCGTCGGCCCCTGTTCAAACGCAAAATATCCGATGGGTGAACGGGTAGCCCCAGGGACGTAGCCCTCTGCGCCTGCATAGTAGAATGCAAGATCCGCCTTTCTGCCATCGTTGTGGGACAAATGCGGAAGCATCGGAAACTCCGCAAGAAAGGGAAAGTTCGCATCCAAAACCTGCGTCACTGTACCTGGGTAAGCCCGGTCCACCGCAAAGGCCGCATCTTGCAGAGCTTCAGCCATCTCCGGCACCACATAATTGCGGTTCAGGGCACAGTAGAACCAGGACTGCA harbors:
- a CDS encoding ArsR/SmtB family transcription factor, whose translation is MQWEEAAQGFAAMGSEARLQVLRCLIRAGEDGLTVGDIQERTGIAPSTLAHHLKFLAAAGVVAQVRHGRTTICRADYEQLEALAGFILKECCEDAGKRAENDG
- a CDS encoding SDR family oxidoreductase is translated as MELKDKTLIITGASSGIGAAAALLFGAEGANVVLGARRQAELATLAGQINQSGGKAAFLAGDVTSEAYSAALVALAAEEFGGLDGAFNNAGMMGEMGPVDQMDAANWNAVIAANLTGAFFSAKAQIPALKARGGGSLVFTGSFVGFSNGGMPGMGAYAASKAGLAGLVQSLASDLAADGIRVNALLPGGTKTAMAGDDPETHRFIAGLHPMKRMAAPQEIAQAALFLLSDRASFVTGAPMAVDGGVAVRLA
- a CDS encoding permease codes for the protein MAELTQNPRRRKPLGSLLKTPWALSVALLAGAAVLDPGNFRSVAEFTLAALASTARYILFAVLLLAYLKATGAEAMVARAFEGRETRMILLAALFGGLAPFCSCEVIPFIAGLLALGAPLSAVMAFWLSSPLIDPPTLLITAGALGWPFAIGKAAAAVALGLFGGFAIKLLRRQGVFANPLRQQQSRSCCGCGGPQRGAKPNWRFWTEAERRVKFREEFVSNGLFLLKWLALAYVLESLLVHYVPADAIAGLVGGEGVLPIVTAALVGMPVYLNSYVAPPLLAGLMEQGMSAGAAMAFMVAGAVSSVPAMAAVWSLVKPRVFAAYLGLGVCGAVLSGILFQLI